From a region of the Fischerella sp. JS2 genome:
- a CDS encoding response regulator, with protein sequence MSTSPISSYRFFQKLHPLSLLAQLTSRRATGCLRVYTDTNSWTIYLEEGKLTYASSADKLFERLDHQLRRLSQQIPNLLSANRVQMRLMFDAKNDNQSMPYADYQAICWLVNQDYITPPQAAILIDELAKEVLESFLTLKQGSYEFYRETPLDELPKFCRLDLRLLVEHCQKQLRNKQEQYSTVNTEENSQTLLKTPSQRRVQPQAQPEQQVTKNNHNFETSDSILHSQIPLQPANRSLYTVACIDDSPTVLNSIRNFLDENTFSVVMINDPVKALMQILRSKPDLILLDVEMPNLDGYELCSLLRRHSAFKNTPIIMVTGRTGFIDRAKAKMVRSSGYLTKPFTQSDLLKMVFKHLD encoded by the coding sequence ATGAGTACAAGTCCTATAAGTAGCTACAGATTTTTTCAGAAACTACATCCCCTGTCTCTATTAGCACAATTAACTAGTAGACGTGCTACGGGCTGCTTACGAGTATATACTGACACAAATTCTTGGACAATTTATTTAGAAGAAGGAAAACTGACCTACGCTTCCTCTGCCGATAAATTGTTTGAGCGGTTGGATCATCAATTGCGGCGTTTAAGCCAACAAATTCCGAATCTATTGAGTGCAAATCGTGTGCAAATGCGATTGATGTTTGACGCTAAGAACGACAATCAATCAATGCCATACGCAGATTATCAAGCTATTTGCTGGCTAGTAAATCAAGACTATATTACTCCTCCGCAAGCAGCTATTTTGATAGATGAATTAGCCAAAGAAGTGCTGGAGTCATTCTTGACATTAAAACAAGGTAGCTATGAGTTTTATCGTGAAACTCCTTTAGATGAACTACCAAAGTTTTGTCGATTAGATTTACGATTATTAGTAGAACACTGTCAAAAGCAGTTACGAAATAAGCAAGAGCAATATTCAACAGTTAATACTGAAGAAAATTCCCAAACTTTGCTGAAAACACCATCTCAAAGGAGGGTGCAACCTCAAGCTCAACCTGAGCAACAAGTAACAAAAAACAATCATAATTTTGAAACTTCAGATAGTATTCTGCATAGCCAGATTCCTTTACAACCAGCGAACAGGAGCTTATACACAGTAGCTTGTATTGATGATAGTCCAACAGTTTTAAATTCTATCAGGAATTTTTTGGATGAGAATACCTTTTCAGTTGTAATGATTAACGATCCGGTGAAAGCTTTAATGCAAATTCTCCGCAGCAAACCTGATCTAATTTTACTAGATGTAGAAATGCCAAATCTAGACGGTTACGAACTATGTTCTTTGTTGCGTAGGCATTCAGCTTTTAAAAATACACCTATAATCATGGTGACTGGCAGAACAGGATTTATAGACCGAGCCAAGGCAAAAATGGTAAGGTCATCAGGCTATTTAACTAAGCCATTTACACAATCAGATCTATTAAAAATGGTGTTTAAACATCTCGATTAA
- a CDS encoding hybrid sensor histidine kinase/response regulator produces MSQDKELEIQMQFLEEATDYLNTVEGILLEIETNHRIAPDKINAALRAAHSIKGGAGMMGFRSLSDLAHRLEDSFKVLKTRKNSLEIDTELQSLLLSGVDWLRQIVELHSEGNTVDEQWLSTFCYPVFDELHQLLGEPTPEDATTILSPEEDGQNIIPLLFETEVEGCLQRLESVLADHQQPCLKEEVAIMAAELGGLGEMLQLEAFTQLCESIAHQLDTAQPDEIEEIARASLTAWRRSQALVLTNQLDSLPTELDLEQTFIQLSTQPSTTQELTSEFQQTASTAEDDEILQAEITAETWLDEEIIAADFEALEAAFADEGNSVGDELGEPTGVTAKEIPVTDYKFVEPKREAIAANKDREIQENTVRVPSKQLEQINDLFGELIIQRNGLNLQLERLRKLIRNLSQRVQSLERENQELRTAYDRIATQAVISAEISSLPLLGGSGEQLAFDYAYQTQDIESKFDALEMDRYNDLNLLSQEVMETIVQVQEVTADIQLSVDDTDQIARKLNKTSKQLQRKLTQVRMRPLSDVVDRFPRALRDLSVEFGKNVQLKIEGASTLIERSILEALNEPLMHLMRNAFDHGIEDAATRRACGKPEQGTIEIKATHQGNRTIITIKDDGRGISLDKIRARALAMGLDAALLAQATDEELLSLIFEPGFSTSEQVTTLSGRGVGMDVVRSNLKHVRGDVKVDTVPGVGTTFTLLVPFTLSVARVLLVESNRMLLAFPTDAVSEIFLLQNEHVFPMAGSEVINWQGTMLPLIRLSRYLEFNCYRYDNPNLETPPAINAASVLIIEGNNQPIAIQIDRCWGEQEVAIRRVEGNISLPSGFSNCTILGDGRVVALVNVNELLYWIAANDRTPRTNQLSSARLKTVFLAPSEEKTLDSSKDQKGTILIVDDSINVRRFLALTLEKGGYLVEQAKDGQDALEKLQSGLKVQAVICDIEMPRIDGYGFLGRVKSNNEFKNIPVAMLTSRSSDKHRQLAMQLGARAYFSKPYNEQELLRTLEEIIFPLAGANKN; encoded by the coding sequence ATGTCACAGGACAAAGAATTAGAAATTCAGATGCAGTTTCTGGAGGAAGCAACAGATTATCTGAATACAGTGGAGGGAATATTATTAGAAATTGAGACAAATCACCGCATAGCTCCAGACAAAATCAATGCAGCCCTCCGCGCTGCCCATTCCATCAAAGGTGGTGCAGGTATGATGGGATTTCGCTCGCTTTCCGATCTAGCGCACCGTTTAGAAGATTCTTTTAAAGTATTAAAAACACGAAAAAATTCTTTAGAAATTGATACAGAACTACAAAGTTTATTATTATCTGGAGTTGATTGGCTGCGGCAGATAGTCGAATTGCACTCAGAAGGAAATACTGTAGACGAGCAGTGGTTAAGTACTTTTTGTTACCCAGTTTTTGACGAACTGCATCAGCTTTTGGGTGAACCGACTCCAGAGGACGCTACAACCATCCTCTCCCCGGAAGAGGATGGGCAAAATATTATACCCTTACTCTTTGAAACTGAGGTAGAAGGATGCTTACAACGCTTAGAATCTGTCTTGGCAGATCATCAACAACCTTGTTTGAAAGAAGAAGTTGCCATTATGGCAGCAGAGTTAGGTGGCTTGGGCGAAATGCTCCAGCTAGAAGCTTTTACCCAGTTGTGTGAATCAATAGCTCACCAATTAGATACTGCACAACCAGACGAAATTGAAGAAATTGCTCGTGCCTCCTTAACAGCATGGCGGCGATCGCAAGCCTTAGTATTGACAAATCAACTAGATAGCTTACCAACAGAACTTGATCTAGAACAAACTTTCATCCAACTATCAACCCAGCCATCTACAACACAAGAATTAACTTCAGAGTTTCAACAAACAGCAAGCACAGCAGAAGATGATGAGATTCTGCAAGCAGAAATTACCGCAGAAACTTGGCTAGATGAAGAAATCATCGCCGCAGACTTTGAAGCCTTAGAAGCAGCCTTTGCTGACGAGGGCAACTCTGTTGGTGATGAGCTAGGTGAGCCTACTGGGGTAACTGCCAAAGAAATTCCGGTAACAGATTACAAATTTGTTGAACCCAAACGGGAAGCGATCGCTGCCAACAAAGACCGCGAAATTCAAGAAAATACTGTCCGAGTTCCTAGTAAACAGCTCGAGCAAATAAACGACTTATTCGGAGAATTAATTATCCAACGCAACGGGCTAAACTTACAGCTAGAAAGACTACGTAAACTCATTCGCAATCTTAGCCAACGCGTTCAAAGTTTGGAACGAGAAAATCAAGAACTCCGGACAGCCTATGACCGAATTGCGACTCAAGCTGTGATCTCAGCAGAAATATCATCTTTGCCATTGCTAGGGGGAAGTGGCGAGCAGCTTGCATTTGACTATGCTTACCAGACACAAGACATAGAAAGCAAGTTTGACGCTTTAGAAATGGATCGTTACAACGACTTAAACCTGCTGTCACAAGAAGTCATGGAAACAATCGTGCAGGTGCAAGAAGTCACTGCTGACATCCAACTCAGTGTGGACGACACAGATCAAATCGCTAGGAAGCTCAACAAAACCTCAAAACAGTTACAGAGAAAGCTCACTCAAGTCAGGATGCGCCCTCTATCCGATGTTGTTGATCGCTTTCCCCGAGCTTTGCGCGACTTATCCGTAGAGTTTGGCAAAAATGTTCAGTTAAAAATAGAAGGCGCTAGCACCCTAATTGAACGCAGTATCCTCGAGGCTTTAAATGAGCCATTAATGCACCTGATGCGAAATGCTTTTGATCATGGCATCGAAGATGCTGCCACACGGCGCGCCTGTGGTAAACCAGAACAAGGCACAATCGAAATTAAAGCCACTCATCAAGGTAATCGCACCATAATAACTATTAAAGATGATGGCCGCGGCATTTCCTTGGACAAAATTCGCGCCCGTGCCTTAGCTATGGGTTTAGATGCAGCTCTATTAGCCCAAGCCACCGATGAAGAACTACTTTCCCTGATATTTGAGCCAGGTTTCAGTACTAGCGAGCAAGTCACAACTTTATCTGGTCGCGGTGTAGGTATGGATGTAGTTCGCAGTAATCTTAAACATGTACGGGGCGATGTTAAGGTCGATACTGTACCTGGAGTGGGAACTACTTTTACTTTATTAGTGCCATTTACTCTTTCTGTAGCTCGTGTGTTGCTAGTGGAAAGCAACCGTATGCTATTGGCATTCCCCACAGATGCAGTCTCGGAAATATTCCTCCTGCAAAATGAGCATGTTTTCCCAATGGCAGGTAGTGAAGTTATCAACTGGCAAGGAACCATGCTACCGTTGATTCGCCTCAGTCGCTACTTAGAATTTAATTGCTATCGCTATGACAACCCCAACCTGGAAACACCTCCAGCAATTAATGCTGCTAGTGTATTAATTATCGAAGGTAACAATCAACCAATCGCTATCCAAATCGACCGTTGCTGGGGCGAACAAGAAGTCGCTATCCGCCGTGTCGAAGGAAATATTTCTCTACCTTCTGGCTTTAGCAACTGTACAATTCTTGGTGATGGTCGAGTTGTGGCATTAGTCAATGTCAACGAGTTACTGTATTGGATTGCTGCTAATGACCGTACACCTAGAACTAATCAACTATCATCAGCAAGGTTAAAAACTGTGTTCCTCGCACCATCTGAGGAAAAAACTCTAGACTCATCAAAAGACCAAAAAGGAACAATCTTAATTGTTGATGATTCTATTAATGTCCGGCGCTTTTTGGCCTTAACTTTGGAAAAAGGAGGATATTTAGTAGAACAAGCTAAAGACGGTCAAGATGCTTTAGAAAAATTGCAAAGTGGCTTAAAAGTTCAGGCTGTAATTTGTGATATTGAAATGCCACGCATTGATGGATATGGATTTTTAGGTCGGGTCAAATCAAACAATGAATTTAAAAATATACCAGTTGCTATGCTCACCTCTCGTAGTAGCGACAAGCATCGACAATTAGCAATGCAATTAGGTGCGAGAGCTTACTTCTCTAAACCTTACAATGAGCAAGAATTATTGAGAACACTCGAAGAAATTATTTTTCCTTTGGCAGGAGCAAATAAAAACTAA
- a CDS encoding amino acid permease: protein MSRKKLQSIVNYEIVSENYLRRRQLKVGVGSLFLWGLGVGAVISGDFYGWNYGLIAGGFWGLAIATFLMAIMYICMVYSLAELSVALPHAGGFYSFTRNAFGPFWGYICGVAVTIEYVFATAAIIYSMSNYLKPLIDHFFPLPSYLIWLILYAIFVRICIQGMELSLYVSFWLTLVAIMVLGIFYVSMLAAGVFKPELLFNVPADPGQSATWLPKGWLGVFAAIPYAIWFYLAIEVLPVASEETQDVPKNMPTGLITAMFTLVVLSILTLVLNSGIGDGAVAIGQSSVPLSEGLEAYFGKGATNNTITAIALSLGLGVSLLTLIYSYGRILFALSRTGYIPRWISVTKNNTPYRALILGTVIGFVCVILVDAGSDAVDAVILNMSVLAALISYILVMLSYIKLKFSRAELKRPYESPLGIPGALIGTTLAIFALIACLSVPTYQVGIWGVITVIILATLYFFFSRNRLVAQAPEEAAALKK from the coding sequence ATGTCTAGAAAAAAGCTTCAAAGTATTGTTAATTACGAAATTGTTTCCGAAAATTATCTTAGGCGACGGCAACTCAAAGTTGGTGTTGGTTCCTTATTTTTATGGGGTTTAGGTGTAGGCGCTGTTATTTCAGGTGACTTCTATGGTTGGAACTATGGTCTAATTGCAGGTGGTTTTTGGGGTTTGGCAATCGCCACTTTTTTGATGGCGATTATGTATATATGCATGGTTTATAGTCTGGCAGAATTATCAGTAGCACTACCTCATGCAGGTGGTTTTTACTCTTTTACTCGTAATGCCTTTGGCCCGTTTTGGGGTTATATTTGCGGTGTTGCTGTCACTATTGAGTATGTATTTGCGACTGCTGCAATAATCTACAGTATGAGCAATTACCTCAAGCCTTTGATTGACCACTTTTTCCCTCTACCAAGTTATTTGATTTGGCTAATTCTTTACGCTATTTTTGTAAGGATTTGTATCCAGGGTATGGAACTGAGTCTGTATGTAAGTTTTTGGCTAACTCTGGTAGCAATCATGGTCTTAGGTATATTTTATGTGAGTATGCTAGCAGCAGGTGTTTTCAAGCCAGAACTACTCTTTAATGTTCCTGCTGATCCAGGACAATCAGCAACATGGCTACCTAAAGGCTGGTTGGGTGTTTTTGCGGCAATTCCTTATGCTATCTGGTTCTACTTAGCAATCGAGGTATTGCCTGTAGCCAGTGAAGAAACCCAGGACGTACCCAAGAATATGCCTACAGGGTTAATAACAGCAATGTTTACGCTGGTAGTCCTTTCAATTTTGACTCTAGTGCTAAACTCGGGGATTGGGGATGGTGCTGTTGCAATTGGTCAATCAAGTGTACCGTTGTCAGAAGGATTGGAGGCTTATTTTGGCAAGGGTGCGACCAATAACACAATTACAGCGATCGCCCTGTCTCTAGGTTTGGGAGTTAGCTTATTAACCCTGATCTATAGTTATGGGCGCATTCTCTTTGCTCTTTCCCGAACGGGCTACATACCGCGCTGGATTTCTGTCACCAAAAATAATACCCCTTACCGAGCATTAATTTTAGGTACAGTTATAGGATTTGTTTGTGTAATTTTAGTTGATGCAGGAAGCGATGCTGTAGACGCAGTAATTTTGAATATGTCTGTTCTTGCAGCATTGATATCTTATATTCTGGTCATGCTCAGTTACATCAAGCTCAAGTTTAGTCGCGCTGAACTCAAAAGACCATACGAAAGTCCATTGGGTATTCCAGGAGCACTTATTGGGACTACTCTGGCTATTTTTGCCTTAATAGCCTGTTTATCTGTACCTACTTACCAGGTTGGTATTTGGGGTGTTATAACTGTCATAATTTTAGCAACTCTTTACTTTTTCTTTAGTAGAAATCGATTAGTGGCTCAGGCACCAGAAGAAGCAGCAGCTTTAAAAAAGTAA
- a CDS encoding methyl-accepting chemotaxis protein, with protein sequence MFNKTDAASNSDIENRKSMLPPQKLTDSVVKFPDLPNNDQTEKISPLNRIFASFKRLSLGTKATVLAIAIGTLPVLGIGVLAYQITKNSVQNQISRLQQSQAEDLADKVNRFMVERYGDIQFISNLPILINSQTRVNTPSPEKQAILDKIIETRIVDGSKIYENIAIYDLNGNLIVKSQGQSAANVKDRTFFQTVQQSDRPYISQPEISPATNKFSIYIAAPVKENGTGNTIAIAVARTPVKLLEDLAKDYTKVVGRTRVIEEYLFLDKSGKIFITTEPEHLNSNIKTDYPAVYQKLQSSKESTVIGLDPVHGDRWQLLSFVGLKPLAGLPDLKWDILLATNTSNAFAFQRELLLTFTIGTGLTVIMVAAIAAWIAKRATEPILEATATVEKLGRGELNTRLYFQGEDELGVLVANINQMAAQLETSLKEQEQDAERAKLLADITLRLRRSLQEDDIYKTTVREVRQALKTDRVIVYKFHTDTWDGDVVAEAVSSSFPKMLGVQIDDPCFRERHVNAYKDGRVRAITNIYQDPNLTNADCYIKMLERFAVQANLIAPIVHQEELVALLIAHHCDSPRIWQQTEIDLFKQIATQVGYALEQAKLLQELETAKVIAEKSTIDERQQKEALQMQLLELLSNVEGAASGDLTVRADVTAGEIGTVADFFNSIVESLRDIVTQVKVAASQVNQAIGTNSGAIHQLAEEALAQAAEIDHTLNAVDQMTASIQAVADSAQQAAIVAQNASTTAAKSGQAMDMTVQNILHLRETVGETAKKVKRLGESTQQISRVVALINQISMQTNLLAINAGIEAARAGEEGQGFAVVAEEVGELAARSAAATKEIEQIVENIQRETSEVVQAMEIGTAQVVEGTRIVEEAKGSLSQILEVSRQIDGLVQSISTTTASGVETSQIVSELMKQIAIISKRTSDSSLQVSESLQQTVKISQNLQETVGTFKVN encoded by the coding sequence ATGTTTAATAAAACGGACGCGGCTAGTAATAGTGATATTGAAAATCGAAAATCAATGCTTCCTCCTCAAAAACTTACGGATAGTGTAGTAAAGTTCCCTGATTTGCCCAATAACGATCAAACAGAGAAAATATCTCCCTTGAATCGTATCTTTGCTAGTTTTAAACGCTTGAGTTTGGGTACAAAAGCAACAGTACTGGCGATCGCTATTGGTACACTACCAGTATTGGGGATCGGAGTACTAGCCTATCAAATTACCAAAAACTCTGTTCAAAACCAAATTTCCCGACTGCAACAATCTCAAGCCGAAGATTTGGCAGACAAAGTTAACCGTTTCATGGTTGAACGGTATGGCGATATTCAGTTCATATCTAATCTGCCAATACTGATAAATTCCCAAACAAGGGTCAACACTCCCTCTCCAGAAAAACAAGCAATACTAGATAAAATCATTGAGACTAGAATTGTAGATGGAAGCAAAATTTATGAAAACATTGCCATCTACGATTTAAACGGTAATTTGATTGTCAAATCCCAAGGACAATCTGCTGCTAACGTCAAAGATCGCACTTTTTTTCAGACGGTACAACAAAGCGATCGCCCTTATATCAGTCAACCAGAAATATCACCAGCTACAAATAAGTTTAGTATTTATATTGCCGCACCTGTAAAAGAAAATGGCACAGGTAATACGATTGCTATAGCTGTAGCACGTACACCTGTGAAACTTCTAGAAGATTTGGCAAAAGATTATACAAAAGTTGTGGGAAGAACAAGAGTGATTGAGGAATATCTTTTCCTCGATAAATCTGGAAAAATTTTCATAACGACAGAACCGGAACACTTAAATAGCAACATTAAAACAGATTATCCTGCCGTATACCAAAAACTACAAAGCTCTAAAGAAAGTACTGTAATTGGATTAGATCCAGTTCATGGCGATCGCTGGCAGTTGTTAAGCTTCGTAGGTCTCAAACCATTAGCAGGTTTGCCAGATTTGAAATGGGACATACTGCTGGCAACCAATACATCAAATGCATTTGCATTTCAAAGAGAATTATTATTGACTTTCACCATTGGTACAGGACTAACAGTAATTATGGTCGCAGCGATCGCTGCTTGGATAGCCAAACGAGCCACAGAACCAATTTTGGAAGCAACAGCAACAGTAGAAAAACTGGGACGGGGCGAACTCAACACCCGTCTGTATTTCCAAGGAGAAGACGAACTCGGAGTTTTAGTTGCCAACATTAACCAAATGGCAGCACAACTAGAAACTTCACTTAAAGAACAAGAGCAAGATGCAGAACGGGCGAAATTACTTGCAGATATTACCTTGCGACTACGCAGAAGCCTTCAAGAAGACGACATTTACAAAACAACAGTTAGAGAAGTTCGGCAAGCACTGAAAACAGATAGGGTAATAGTTTATAAATTTCATACCGATACATGGGATGGCGATGTCGTCGCCGAGGCAGTCAGTAGCAGTTTCCCGAAAATGTTAGGAGTGCAAATAGATGATCCTTGTTTTCGGGAACGTCATGTCAATGCTTACAAAGATGGGCGAGTACGGGCAATTACAAATATTTATCAAGACCCCAATCTCACTAACGCTGATTGCTACATCAAAATGCTGGAAAGATTTGCAGTCCAAGCAAATTTGATCGCACCAATCGTTCATCAAGAAGAACTAGTGGCCTTATTGATTGCTCATCATTGCGACAGTCCACGGATTTGGCAACAAACAGAAATTGATTTGTTTAAACAGATAGCAACTCAAGTCGGTTACGCACTAGAGCAAGCCAAGTTGCTACAAGAACTAGAAACAGCCAAGGTAATTGCCGAAAAATCTACCATAGATGAACGGCAACAAAAAGAAGCTCTACAAATGCAGCTGTTGGAACTACTCAGCAATGTCGAAGGTGCAGCTAGTGGCGACTTAACAGTACGTGCTGATGTGACTGCTGGTGAGATAGGTACTGTTGCTGACTTTTTCAACTCCATCGTTGAAAGCTTGCGGGATATCGTCACCCAAGTCAAAGTTGCTGCTAGCCAAGTAAACCAGGCAATTGGCACTAACTCCGGCGCCATTCACCAACTTGCAGAAGAAGCTTTGGCCCAGGCTGCTGAGATTGACCACACCCTGAATGCAGTTGATCAAATGACAGCATCTATTCAAGCCGTAGCAGACAGCGCCCAGCAAGCTGCGATCGTTGCTCAAAATGCTTCAACCACTGCTGCTAAAAGTGGTCAAGCAATGGATATGACAGTGCAAAATATTCTCCACCTCCGGGAAACCGTAGGCGAAACTGCCAAAAAAGTCAAGCGTTTAGGAGAATCTACACAACAGATTTCCCGCGTCGTGGCATTGATTAATCAGATTTCCATGCAAACCAACTTACTGGCAATCAACGCTGGTATTGAAGCAGCAAGAGCAGGTGAAGAAGGACAAGGATTTGCCGTCGTTGCTGAAGAAGTAGGAGAACTCGCAGCGCGATCAGCAGCCGCCACCAAAGAAATTGAACAAATCGTTGAGAACATCCAACGAGAAACTAGCGAAGTAGTGCAAGCGATGGAAATAGGAACTGCTCAGGTAGTGGAAGGCACGCGCATTGTTGAAGAAGCAAAAGGTAGTCTCAGTCAAATTTTGGAAGTGTCACGCCAAATTGACGGTCTAGTACAGTCAATTTCTACTACCACAGCTTCTGGAGTTGAAACATCACAAATAGTCAGCGAATTGATGAAACAAATCGCGATTATTTCCAAACGCACCAGTGACTCTTCCTTACAAGTCTCTGAATCTCTGCAACAGACTGTGAAGATTTCTCAAAACTTACAAGAAACTGTGGGTACGTTCAAGGTCAATTAA
- a CDS encoding chemotaxis protein CheW, with protein MNNSKITLAAKSIDQNQGDGYLRFQLNKQAPAVLPMRYTQEAIVVPVETVTSMPNMPSCILGLMNWRSHIVWVVDLPRMFNLESLDHRFRQFNIIIIRVESLLLGLVVQEIKGTTKFLPDEIRSPVGQVASSLVPYLRGCVVQQKEVLLVLDAQAIVQSSILHGN; from the coding sequence ATGAATAATTCAAAAATTACACTGGCTGCAAAATCAATTGATCAGAACCAGGGAGACGGCTATCTCAGGTTTCAACTCAACAAACAAGCCCCAGCAGTTTTACCAATGAGGTACACACAAGAGGCAATTGTTGTACCTGTGGAAACCGTCACCTCTATGCCAAACATGCCCTCCTGCATACTTGGGTTGATGAATTGGCGGAGTCACATAGTTTGGGTAGTTGATCTGCCAAGGATGTTCAATTTAGAATCTTTAGACCATAGATTCCGTCAGTTCAACATCATTATTATTCGGGTGGAATCACTGCTTCTCGGCTTAGTTGTACAAGAGATCAAAGGTACAACTAAATTTCTGCCCGATGAAATTCGCTCTCCTGTTGGACAAGTCGCCTCTAGTTTAGTTCCGTATCTGCGTGGGTGCGTTGTGCAACAGAAGGAAGTATTGCTGGTATTAGATGCACAGGCTATTGTCCAATCTTCTATTTTGCATGGTAACTAG
- a CDS encoding response regulator: MSLTLLGTILIVEDSPSELELMSHYLRESGYNVIKTAGAKEALEQAISQQPDVIVTDVVMPGMSGFELCRSLKKNPATQKVPIVICSSKNQEIDRLWAMRQGADAYLTKPYTREQLLRAIKSVAI, from the coding sequence GTGAGTCTAACTTTGCTTGGGACTATTTTAATAGTTGAAGATTCTCCCAGTGAATTGGAACTAATGAGCCACTACCTCAGAGAAAGTGGCTACAACGTAATTAAGACAGCTGGTGCAAAAGAAGCTTTAGAACAAGCTATTTCACAACAACCAGATGTCATCGTCACAGATGTAGTAATGCCAGGAATGAGTGGATTTGAGTTGTGCCGTTCTCTCAAAAAAAATCCTGCTACTCAAAAAGTGCCAATTGTAATTTGCAGTTCCAAAAATCAAGAAATAGATAGATTGTGGGCAATGAGACAAGGTGCTGATGCTTATTTAACCAAACCTTACACCCGCGAACAGCTTTTGCGTGCAATTAAATCAGTGGCGATTTGA